TAGCAGATGTATGTACAGGTGGAAATCCAAAAGATGTAACTTTAGAGGATATTGAAAAACTTTATAATAAAGTATATTAATTGTATATAGATAATAATAAAAATAAAATAAATTAAATTAGAAAAGGTGCCCTAACTAGAGCACCTTTTTTAATTACTTAATTAACTATTTTAGTGTTTCTACAACATTCATTTTAATAGCTTTGAATTTACAAGTATCAAAACAGATTCCACATCCTACACATTTTTCAGTAATTACATGGTGTTTTTCTTTAACTGCTCCTTCAATAGCTTGTACAGGACATTTTCTAGCACATGCTGTACATCCTTTACAATTTTCTTCTATAATTTCAGCTTTCTTTATCTCTTTAATATCACTTACAATAGCTTTAGTAGGACATTTTAAAGCACAAATTCCACAAGAGATACATTTAGCTGGATCAATCTTAGCAAGGTTATTTTCTACAGTTATAGCTCCTACAGGACAGTTCTTAGCACAGATACCACAACCGATACAAGCAGTAGAACATGCTTTTTTAGCTGTAGCTCCTTTATCTTTAGAAGAACAAGTAACTGTAACTTTTTTGCTTTGTGGTAACATAGCTATTACTTTTTTAGGACAAGCTTTTTGACAAAGTCCACAAGAAATACATTTTTCTTCGTCAACTTCAGCAATTCCTTTTTCATTAACTTTAATAGCTCCTACAGGACATACTTTTTCACAATCTCCATGTCCTAAACAAGAGTAAACACAAGATTTGTCTCCTCCTGCATAAAGCATCATTGCAGCACAAGTTTGAAGTTCTCCGTCAAACTCATATATTTTTGTAGTTCTAGTATTATCACCTTGACATAGTACTCTAGCAACAACTTTCTCAGAAGAAACATCTACAGATGCTCCCATAATCTCTCCAATTTTAGCTGCTACAGCTGCTCCTCCAGGGGCACAAAGTGACATTGGTGCTCCTTGTTCAACTATTGCAGCTGCATATCCAGAACATCCTGGAAATCCACATCCTCCACAGTTTGCTCCAGGAAGAATTCCACTAATTGCTTCTATTTTTGGATCTACTTGAACTTCGAATTTAATTGAAGCAAAAGCTAGGAAAAGTCCCATAGCAAGTCCTGTTAACCCCAACACAATGGCTGGTATTAATATTGCTTCCATATTTACCTCCAATAATTTTTAAATTTGCATACCACTGAATCCCATGAATGCCATAGCAAGTAAACCTGCACAGATAAAGGCAATTGGAATTCCTTTAAATGGAGCTGGAATTGCAGAATATTCTATTCTTTCTCTGATTCCAGCAAGTAAAACTAATGCTAATGAGAATCCTACAGCAACAGCAAAACCATTTACAAGAGTTTCAATAAAGTTATATCCCTCTTGAATGTTGATGATAGCAACCCCTAATACTGCACAGTTTGTAGTAATAAGAGGTAGGAAAACTCCTAGTGCTTTATATAATGATGGTGATGTTTTAGCAATAGCCATTTCAACAAATTGAACTAATGCTGCAATTATCAAAATAAAAGCAATAGTTTGAAGGTATCCCAATCCAAATGGAGCTAAAAGAAAATGATAAACAAGCCAAGTTACTCCAGAAGCAATAGTTATAACGAATGTTACAGCCATTCCCATTCCTAAAGAAGCATCAACTTTTTTAGAAACTCCCATAAATGGACAACATCCTAAGAACTTAGCAAAAATAACGTTATTTATAAATATTGAACCAACAATTATACTGAATAAACTACCAAAACTCACGATTATCCCTCCTTACTCTTTTTCATTTCAAGATAGTTAAGGAAAGCTTTTATAAAGGCAATAGTTATAAATGCCCCTGGAGCTAGGATGAATATAAGAGCTGGTGAATAAGATTCAGGTGTAACTCTTATTCCAAATATAGTTCCGTTTCCTAAAACCTCTCTAATCATTCCTAATACTGTTAGTGAAAGAGTAAATCCAAGTCCTGATCCAATACCATCTAAGAAAGATGCAAAAACACCATTTTTAGATGCAAAACTTTCTGCTCTTCCAAGTACAATACAGTTAACAACGATAAGAGGAATAAATAGTCCAAGTACTTTATATAAATCAGGAGTATAAGCTTCCATTACCATTTGTACAATAGTAACAAGAGATGCTATGATCATTATATATGCTGGGATTCTTACTTGTGAAGGTATCATGCTTTTAAAAGCTGATATCAATAAGTTAGAACAAGCAAGAACAGCAATAACAGCAAGTCCCATTGAAAGACCGTTCATTGCAGAACTTGTTACTCCAAGTGTAGGACATAGTCCTAAAAATAGTACAAATATAGGGTTTTCTTTAAAAATTCCTGATAAGATTATTTTTCCATAATTAGTTTTCATTATTTACTCACCCCAGTTTCATAAGCTTTTAAAGCTCTTATAAGTCCTGTGTAAACAGCAGTTGGAGATATTGTAGCTCCAGCAAAAGCGTCCACAGATTTATTAAACTCGTAAGATGAATCTTTTCCAATCCAGTGATCTTGCCACTCAATTCCAGCTACTTTAGCTCCTAGTCCCGGAGTTTCAGCTTGGTTAGTAACTCTTACTCCAGCAATTTTACCATCTAAAGTAACTCCTAGAATAAAAGTAATATCTCCAGCATATCCTGGTTGAGCTACAGTTGTAACATATCCAACTTTATTTCCATTAGAATCATATCCAGGGATAAATTCTAATCCTTCAGTAGTAACAGCTTCAGCAGCTTTAAATTCATTTGCAGCTGCTAAAACTTGTTTCTTAGCTTCATTTTGAGCTTTTTCATTATTTTGCGCAATAACAGTTTTTGTAAAATCATTTACTAATCCTAATACTCCAGCTGAGACTGCAGCTATTACTAATAGAACTAGTCCATAGTGTACAAATCTATTTTTCATTAGCTTTCACCTCACCAAATTTTTTAGGTTTAGTATATCTATTGATTAGAGGTACAACTCCGTTCATAATTAAGATAGAGTATGCAACTCCTTCAGGATATCCACCTTTCATTCTAATCATAGAAATTAGAAGTCCTAAAAGTAATGCATAAATAATTTTTCCTTTTGGAGTATAAGGACTTGTAACCATATCAGTAGCCATATAGAAAGCTCCTAAGAAAAGTCCTCCAGAAAGAATATGCATTACAGGATTTCCACCCATTGCCCAAGTTAAAACAAATACTGTACCAATTATTATTGCTGGTATTTTCCAATCTATTTGTTTTTTATAGATTAAGTAAATTCCACCTATTAATAATGCAAGTGCTGAAGTTTCTCCAAGACATCCTCCCATTCTTCCTATGAAAGCTTGAACATATTGGTTTCCACTTTCAAGTAAAGCAGAGTCTAAAGGAATTCCTCTCTTCATAGCATCAAGTACTGTAGCTCCAGCTTTTCCATCATAAGCAAATGTAGTGATTGCAACTGGCCAAGAAGCTTGAACGAATGCTCTTCCTACTAATGCAGGGTTAAATACATTGTGTCCAAGTCCACCGAAAACCATTTTACCAAGTCCAATTGATACAACACAACCAACAACTACATATTGTAATGGCATGATAACTGGAATTACAAATGCAAATAAAATACCAGTAATGATAGCACTTCCATCAAAAATAGATGGCTCTTGTCCCATTACTTTTTGACATAAATATTCAGTAACCATACAAGTAAGTATTGATACTGCTGTTACTATAAATGCTCTTATACCAAATACATAAACAGCAAATAAGAATGCTGGTACTAATGATATAATTACATCATACATTACTTTTTCAACTGTTTCTGATGTTCTTATATGAGGTGATGGCCCCATTTTCAAAATATTAGTCACTTTGCCCTCCTGATAACTTAATAACAAAGATTGTTATCTTTTATTCTACTTTTTCATTGCTCTTAACTTAGATTTTCCTATTTTTATAGCTTCAGTTAATGGTCTGTTAGCAGGACATATATATGCACATGATCCACACTCAATACAATCCATTAAGTTAAATTGTCCTAATTGATCCCATTGTTCAAATGCAGCAAGTCTTGCAAACATAAGTGGTTCTAATCCCATAGGACAAGCTTCTACACATTTTCCACAACCAATACAAGGTCTTGTTTTGTATGGGTTAGTTTCTTCTTTAGTAAGAGCTAATAATCCAGATGTACCTTTTATAACAGGAGCTTCTTCAGAGAACTGAGCCATTCCCATCATAGGTCCTCCCATTACTAATTTATCTACAACTTCTCTATTAACTCCACAGTAATCTAAGATATATGAAAATGGTGTTCCAATTGCTACTTTTACATTTTTAGGATTAGCGATTGCTTTTCCAGAAACTGTAACTACTTTTTCAATTAGAGGGATTCCATTTACAATACCATCATAAATAGCTGCAGCAGTTCCAGTATTTTGTACTACAACTCCTACTGCAGAAGGAAGTTTTCCAGATGGAACTTGTCTATCTAAAACAGCTTTAATAAGTTGTTTTTCTCCTCCTTGAGGATATTTAGTTTTTAAAGGTGCTATCTCTATTCCAGTACCTTCAGCAGCTTTTTTCATAGAAGCTATGGCTTCAGGTTTATTTTCCTCAATACCTACAATAGCATTGTTTACTCCTAAGATTTTTTTAATAATCTTAATACCATTGATTATTTTTTCAGGATGTTCAAGCATAAGTCTATTATCTGAATTTAGATAAGGTTCACACTCAGCTCCATTTAATAATAATGTATCAATTTTAGCATCTGCTGGAGGATTAAGTTTAATATGAGTAGGGAAGCTAGCTCCTCCTATTCCTACTATACCTTTTTCTCTGATCATTGCAAGTAGCTCTTTTTTATCAGCAGTTTCCCAATTTTCAATTTTAGGTAATTCTGCCCAAGTGTCTTGCTCATCATTTTCAATCATGATAGTTTTAATTCTTCCCATTAAAGGAAAAACATGCTCTTCTATCTTTTTGATTGTTCCACTTACAGGAGAATGTATAGGTGAAGACATAAAAGCTTGAGAATCTGCTATTTTCTGTCCTTTTAAAACCTTGCCTCCAATAGCCACAAGCGGATCTAATGGTGCTCCTATATGTTGTAATAATGCTACATATAACATTTTTGGAGCTTTTAATTCTTCCACAGCCATATTTTCTGTTTGAATTTTATTTTCTGGTGGATGAACTCCTCCTCTGAAACCAAAAAATTTCATAATAAGTCTCCTTTCAAATTAAAGTTAATTCCTACTAAACTAAGTTTAACATATTTATCACGATTTCTCAATATATTTTCAATATTTTTTTTATCACTTTTTGTTATATTTTTGCATTATCTTTCCTAAATCCAAATCAGAAATTATATCTATAGCACAAGAGGCAGCATTTTCTATCATTAAAGTTACCTCTTTTTGTTCACTTTTATCAAACTGACCTAATACAAAATCTATAGTATTATCTTTTCCTCTTCCTATACCACATTTGATACGTAAAAATTGATCACCTAAGTGAGAGATAATAGATTTTATTCCATTATGCCCTCCAGAACTTCCTTTTTCTTTAACTCTTAATTTTCCAATAGGAAGGTCCATATCATCATAAATTACTATTAATTCAGTTTTAGGATCAATCTTATAAAAATTTACAACTTCAATTATTGAATTTCCACTTAAATTCATAAACGTTTGGGGTTTTAAAAAAAGTATTTTTTCTCCATCTATGATTTTTTCACTTAAAAGTCCTTGAAATTTTTCTCTTTCGTTTGTAATACCTAATTTATTTTGTAAATAATTAATAACTTCAAAACCTATATTATGTCTAGTTTTTTCATATTTATTTCCAGGATTTCCAAGTCCAACAACTAATTTCATATCTATTAAAATCTCCTTTATAATTAACATTCAGCATTAAAGGTAAACTTAGCAAGTCCACCTAATGAAGTTTCTCTATACTCTTGTTTTAAATCTTTTCC
The window above is part of the uncultured Fusobacterium sp. genome. Proteins encoded here:
- the rsxA gene encoding electron transport complex subunit RsxA; translated protein: MSFGSLFSIIVGSIFINNVIFAKFLGCCPFMGVSKKVDASLGMGMAVTFVITIASGVTWLVYHFLLAPFGLGYLQTIAFILIIAALVQFVEMAIAKTSPSLYKALGVFLPLITTNCAVLGVAIINIQEGYNFIETLVNGFAVAVGFSLALVLLAGIRERIEYSAIPAPFKGIPIAFICAGLLAMAFMGFSGMQI
- a CDS encoding RnfABCDGE type electron transport complex subunit D; its protein translation is MTNILKMGPSPHIRTSETVEKVMYDVIISLVPAFLFAVYVFGIRAFIVTAVSILTCMVTEYLCQKVMGQEPSIFDGSAIITGILFAFVIPVIMPLQYVVVGCVVSIGLGKMVFGGLGHNVFNPALVGRAFVQASWPVAITTFAYDGKAGATVLDAMKRGIPLDSALLESGNQYVQAFIGRMGGCLGETSALALLIGGIYLIYKKQIDWKIPAIIIGTVFVLTWAMGGNPVMHILSGGLFLGAFYMATDMVTSPYTPKGKIIYALLLGLLISMIRMKGGYPEGVAYSILIMNGVVPLINRYTKPKKFGEVKANEK
- a CDS encoding electron transport complex subunit E produces the protein MKTNYGKIILSGIFKENPIFVLFLGLCPTLGVTSSAMNGLSMGLAVIAVLACSNLLISAFKSMIPSQVRIPAYIMIIASLVTIVQMVMEAYTPDLYKVLGLFIPLIVVNCIVLGRAESFASKNGVFASFLDGIGSGLGFTLSLTVLGMIREVLGNGTIFGIRVTPESYSPALIFILAPGAFITIAFIKAFLNYLEMKKSKEG
- the pth gene encoding aminoacyl-tRNA hydrolase, with protein sequence MKLVVGLGNPGNKYEKTRHNIGFEVINYLQNKLGITNEREKFQGLLSEKIIDGEKILFLKPQTFMNLSGNSIIEVVNFYKIDPKTELIVIYDDMDLPIGKLRVKEKGSSGGHNGIKSIISHLGDQFLRIKCGIGRGKDNTIDFVLGQFDKSEQKEVTLMIENAASCAIDIISDLDLGKIMQKYNKK
- a CDS encoding RnfABCDGE type electron transport complex subunit B, with product MEAILIPAIVLGLTGLAMGLFLAFASIKFEVQVDPKIEAISGILPGANCGGCGFPGCSGYAAAIVEQGAPMSLCAPGGAAVAAKIGEIMGASVDVSSEKVVARVLCQGDNTRTTKIYEFDGELQTCAAMMLYAGGDKSCVYSCLGHGDCEKVCPVGAIKVNEKGIAEVDEEKCISCGLCQKACPKKVIAMLPQSKKVTVTCSSKDKGATAKKACSTACIGCGICAKNCPVGAITVENNLAKIDPAKCISCGICALKCPTKAIVSDIKEIKKAEIIEENCKGCTACARKCPVQAIEGAVKEKHHVITEKCVGCGICFDTCKFKAIKMNVVETLK
- the rsxC gene encoding electron transport complex subunit RsxC, whose product is MKFFGFRGGVHPPENKIQTENMAVEELKAPKMLYVALLQHIGAPLDPLVAIGGKVLKGQKIADSQAFMSSPIHSPVSGTIKKIEEHVFPLMGRIKTIMIENDEQDTWAELPKIENWETADKKELLAMIREKGIVGIGGASFPTHIKLNPPADAKIDTLLLNGAECEPYLNSDNRLMLEHPEKIINGIKIIKKILGVNNAIVGIEENKPEAIASMKKAAEGTGIEIAPLKTKYPQGGEKQLIKAVLDRQVPSGKLPSAVGVVVQNTGTAAAIYDGIVNGIPLIEKVVTVSGKAIANPKNVKVAIGTPFSYILDYCGVNREVVDKLVMGGPMMGMAQFSEEAPVIKGTSGLLALTKEETNPYKTRPCIGCGKCVEACPMGLEPLMFARLAAFEQWDQLGQFNLMDCIECGSCAYICPANRPLTEAIKIGKSKLRAMKK
- a CDS encoding RnfABCDGE type electron transport complex subunit G, giving the protein MKNRFVHYGLVLLVIAAVSAGVLGLVNDFTKTVIAQNNEKAQNEAKKQVLAAANEFKAAEAVTTEGLEFIPGYDSNGNKVGYVTTVAQPGYAGDITFILGVTLDGKIAGVRVTNQAETPGLGAKVAGIEWQDHWIGKDSSYEFNKSVDAFAGATISPTAVYTGLIRALKAYETGVSK